The Manihot esculenta cultivar AM560-2 chromosome 1, M.esculenta_v8, whole genome shotgun sequence genome has a window encoding:
- the LOC110615680 gene encoding uncharacterized protein LOC110615680 isoform X1 produces MSTEYKDWNEVHNCVIKLRENPRRRKEKVYIGCGAGFGGDRPLAALKLLQRVKELNYLVLECLAERTLADRYQVMLSGGDGYDSRIADWMRLLLPLAVEKGTCIITNMGAMDALGAQESVLEVARNLGLSVSVAVAHEIFSNKSGSGSPRVKSNFAEGGASTYLGAAPIVECLEKYQPNVIITSRIADAALFLAPMVFELGWNWDDLKELAQGSLAGHLLECGCQLTGGFFMHPGDKYRDMSFSSLLDLSLPYAEISFDGQVCVAKAEGSGGVLNFSTCSQQLLYEVGDPGAYITPDVVIDFQDVSFHPLSSSCVLCAGAKPSLGSRPEKLLRLVPKDCGWKGWGEISYGGHECVSRAKAAEYLVRSWMEEVCSGVSCNVVSCIIGLDSLKATRINDDSSSWTTNQDVRLRMDGLFELKEHAVLFTREFTALYTNGPAGGGGISTGYKKEIILEKKLVGRECIFWQTGVKYTTGMNLEKEEIGHENVEKMHEALLPPFTKDNGDYSLPVIETSPASSGQEIPLYTVAHSRAGDKGNDLNFSVIPHFPPDIERLKMVVTPEWVNGVVAALLNTSSFPDSEAIKKRDKWINEHVKVEIYEVRGIHSLNVVVRNILDGGVNCSRRIDRHGKTISDVILNQQVVLPP; encoded by the exons ATGTCAACGGAATATAAAGATTGGAATGAAGTTCACAATTGTGTGATCAAATTG AGAGAGAATCCTCGAAGACGAAAGGAGAAGGTTTACATTGGCTGTGGGGCTGGTTTTGGAGGTGACAGACCATTGGCGGCACTTAAGTTGCTTCAAAGAGTTAAGGAGCTTAACTATCTTGTGCTTGAATGCTTGGCTGAGCGCACCCTTGCTGATCGTTATCAGGTTATGTTGTCCGGTGGTGATGGCTATGATTCTCGCA TCGCAGATTGGATGAGACTGCTTCTCCCTTTGGCTGTAGAGAAGGGAACTTGCATAATAACTAACATGGGTGCAA TGGATGCACTTGGCGCTCAAGAGAGCGTTCTAGAAGTTGCCAGAAATCTGGGGCTTAGTGTTTCTGTCGCTGTGGCTCATGAGATCTTTTCCAACAAATCAG GTTCGGGATCTCCACGTGTGAAATCAAATTTTGCAGAAGGT GGTGCTAGTACATATCTGGGAGCAGCACCTATTGTTGAATGTCTGGAAAAGTATCAACCTAATGTTATAATTACTTCACGAATTGCTGATGCTGCCTTGTTCTTAGCACCAATG GTTTTTGAATTGGGTTGGAATTGGGATGACTTAAAGGAGCTAGCCCAGGGATCCTTAGCCGGGCACCTCCTAGAGTGTGGTTGTCAACTCACAGGTGGATTCTTCATGCATCCAG GTGACAAATATCGAGACATGTCTTTCTCGTCTCTGCTGGATTTGTCGCTTCCCTATGCAGAAATAAGTTTTGATGGACAAGTTTGTGTAGCAAAGGCAGAGGGAAGCGGTGGGGTATTAAATTTCAGTACTTGTTCCCAACAACTTCTTTATGAGGTTGGAGATCCAGGTGCTTATATCACGCCTGATGTG GTCATTGATTTTCAGGATGTTTCATTTCATCCATTGTCAAGTTCTTGTGTTCTCTGTGCTGGAGCAAAACCATCTTTAGGATCCAGACCTGAAAAACTCTTGCGTTTGGTACCAAAG GATTGCGGTTGGAAAGGATGGGGAGAGATATCCTATGGAGGGCATGAATGTGTATCTCGTGCTAAAGCTGCTGAATATCTAGTAAG GTCATGGATGGAAGAAGTATGTTCCGGTGTTAGCTGTAATGTAGTTTCATGTATTATTGGACTTGATAGCCTGAAGGCCACTAGGATTAATGATGACTCTTCATCATGGACCACTAATCAAGACGTAAGGTTACGAATGGATGGATTATTTGAGTTGAAGGAACATGCAGTCCTATTTACAAGAGAGTTTACAGCTTTGTATACAAATGGACcagctggtggtggtggtatcAG CACTGGATATAAGAAAGAGATAATTCTCGAAAAAAAGTTG GTTGGGCGCGAATGCATTTTCTGGCAGACTGGAGTGAAGTACACCACAGGAATGAATTTGGAGAAGGAAGAAATTGGCCATGAGAATGTGGAGAAGATGCATGAAGCTTTGTTACCACCATTTACAAAAGATAATGGGGATTATTCGTTGCCTGTGATTGAGACTTCCCCTGCTTCATCTGGCCAGGAGATCCCACTTTATACTGTAGCTCATAGCAGGGCTGGGGACAAAGGAAATGACTTGAATTTTTCAGTCATCCCACACTTCCCTCCAGACATTGAGAGACTGAAGATGGTTGTGACACCTGAATGGGTAAATGGAGTTGTCGCTGCGCTTCTGAATACCTCTTCATTTCCTGACTCAGAAGCTATCAAGAAGAGAGACAAATGGATCAATGAACATGTAAAAGTGGAAATTTATGAAGTAAGGGGAATACATTCTTTGAATGTAGTGGTCCGAAACATTCTAGATGGTGGTGTCAATTGCTCTCGGAGGATTGACCGGCATGGAAAGACCATTTCAGACGTTATACTAAATCAGCAAGTTGTTTTGCCCCCATGA
- the LOC110615680 gene encoding uncharacterized protein LOC110615680 isoform X2, whose protein sequence is MRLLLPLAVEKGTCIITNMGAMDALGAQESVLEVARNLGLSVSVAVAHEIFSNKSGSGSPRVKSNFAEGGASTYLGAAPIVECLEKYQPNVIITSRIADAALFLAPMVFELGWNWDDLKELAQGSLAGHLLECGCQLTGGFFMHPGDKYRDMSFSSLLDLSLPYAEISFDGQVCVAKAEGSGGVLNFSTCSQQLLYEVGDPGAYITPDVVIDFQDVSFHPLSSSCVLCAGAKPSLGSRPEKLLRLVPKDCGWKGWGEISYGGHECVSRAKAAEYLVRSWMEEVCSGVSCNVVSCIIGLDSLKATRINDDSSSWTTNQDVRLRMDGLFELKEHAVLFTREFTALYTNGPAGGGGISTGYKKEIILEKKLVGRECIFWQTGVKYTTGMNLEKEEIGHENVEKMHEALLPPFTKDNGDYSLPVIETSPASSGQEIPLYTVAHSRAGDKGNDLNFSVIPHFPPDIERLKMVVTPEWVNGVVAALLNTSSFPDSEAIKKRDKWINEHVKVEIYEVRGIHSLNVVVRNILDGGVNCSRRIDRHGKTISDVILNQQVVLPP, encoded by the exons ATGAGACTGCTTCTCCCTTTGGCTGTAGAGAAGGGAACTTGCATAATAACTAACATGGGTGCAA TGGATGCACTTGGCGCTCAAGAGAGCGTTCTAGAAGTTGCCAGAAATCTGGGGCTTAGTGTTTCTGTCGCTGTGGCTCATGAGATCTTTTCCAACAAATCAG GTTCGGGATCTCCACGTGTGAAATCAAATTTTGCAGAAGGT GGTGCTAGTACATATCTGGGAGCAGCACCTATTGTTGAATGTCTGGAAAAGTATCAACCTAATGTTATAATTACTTCACGAATTGCTGATGCTGCCTTGTTCTTAGCACCAATG GTTTTTGAATTGGGTTGGAATTGGGATGACTTAAAGGAGCTAGCCCAGGGATCCTTAGCCGGGCACCTCCTAGAGTGTGGTTGTCAACTCACAGGTGGATTCTTCATGCATCCAG GTGACAAATATCGAGACATGTCTTTCTCGTCTCTGCTGGATTTGTCGCTTCCCTATGCAGAAATAAGTTTTGATGGACAAGTTTGTGTAGCAAAGGCAGAGGGAAGCGGTGGGGTATTAAATTTCAGTACTTGTTCCCAACAACTTCTTTATGAGGTTGGAGATCCAGGTGCTTATATCACGCCTGATGTG GTCATTGATTTTCAGGATGTTTCATTTCATCCATTGTCAAGTTCTTGTGTTCTCTGTGCTGGAGCAAAACCATCTTTAGGATCCAGACCTGAAAAACTCTTGCGTTTGGTACCAAAG GATTGCGGTTGGAAAGGATGGGGAGAGATATCCTATGGAGGGCATGAATGTGTATCTCGTGCTAAAGCTGCTGAATATCTAGTAAG GTCATGGATGGAAGAAGTATGTTCCGGTGTTAGCTGTAATGTAGTTTCATGTATTATTGGACTTGATAGCCTGAAGGCCACTAGGATTAATGATGACTCTTCATCATGGACCACTAATCAAGACGTAAGGTTACGAATGGATGGATTATTTGAGTTGAAGGAACATGCAGTCCTATTTACAAGAGAGTTTACAGCTTTGTATACAAATGGACcagctggtggtggtggtatcAG CACTGGATATAAGAAAGAGATAATTCTCGAAAAAAAGTTG GTTGGGCGCGAATGCATTTTCTGGCAGACTGGAGTGAAGTACACCACAGGAATGAATTTGGAGAAGGAAGAAATTGGCCATGAGAATGTGGAGAAGATGCATGAAGCTTTGTTACCACCATTTACAAAAGATAATGGGGATTATTCGTTGCCTGTGATTGAGACTTCCCCTGCTTCATCTGGCCAGGAGATCCCACTTTATACTGTAGCTCATAGCAGGGCTGGGGACAAAGGAAATGACTTGAATTTTTCAGTCATCCCACACTTCCCTCCAGACATTGAGAGACTGAAGATGGTTGTGACACCTGAATGGGTAAATGGAGTTGTCGCTGCGCTTCTGAATACCTCTTCATTTCCTGACTCAGAAGCTATCAAGAAGAGAGACAAATGGATCAATGAACATGTAAAAGTGGAAATTTATGAAGTAAGGGGAATACATTCTTTGAATGTAGTGGTCCGAAACATTCTAGATGGTGGTGTCAATTGCTCTCGGAGGATTGACCGGCATGGAAAGACCATTTCAGACGTTATACTAAATCAGCAAGTTGTTTTGCCCCCATGA
- the LOC110611075 gene encoding LOW QUALITY PROTEIN: LIM domain-containing protein PLIM2b (The sequence of the model RefSeq protein was modified relative to this genomic sequence to represent the inferred CDS: substituted 1 base at 1 genomic stop codon), which translates to MSFTGTLDKCKACDKTVYVVDMLSLEGVPYHKYCFKCSHCKGTLVMSNYSSMDGVLYCKTHFEQLFKESGNFSKNFQAGNIFFLPXPSRAPPSKVSSLFSGTQDKCSACGKTVYPLEKVTMEGECFHKSCFRCAHGGCPLTHSSYAALDGVLYCKHHFAQLFMEKGSYSHVLQAASHKRTASASTPPPEPADQEPQPEAEAAAAEEDHS; encoded by the exons ATGTCGTTCACTGGAACTCTTGACAAGTGCAAGGCTTGTGACAAGACTGTTTATGTTGTTGATATGTTGTCCCTTGAAGGAGTGCCTTATCATAAATACTGCTTCAAATGCAGCCACTGCAAAGGAACTCTTGTG ATGAGCAACTACTCCTCCATGGATGGAGTCCTCTACTGCAAGACCCATTTTGAGCAACTTTTCAAGGAGTCTGGAAATTTCAGCAAGAATTTTCAAGCAGGCAACATCTTTTTTCTTCCCTAGCCT TCTAGGGCTCCACCCAGCAAAGTCTCTTCCTTGTTCAGTGGAACCCAAGACAAGTGTTCTGCATGTGGCAAAACAGTGTACCCGCTGGAGAAG GTGACAATGGAAGGAGAATGTTTTCACAAGTCATGCTTCAGGTGTGCACATGGAGGATGTCCTCTGACACACTCATCATATGCTGCTCTTGATGGAGTCCTCTACTGCAAGCACCATTTTGCTCAGCTGTTCATGGAGAAAGGAAGCTACAGCCATGTTCTCCAGGCTGCTTCTCACAAGAGAACTGCTTCCGCCAGCACCCCACCTCCAGAGCCGGCAGACCAGGAACCACAACCAGAAGCAGAAGCAGCTGCTGCTGAAGAAGATCACTCTTAA
- the LOC110619427 gene encoding phosphomannomutase isoform X2: MAVRRPGLIALFDVDGTLTAPRKVATPEMLEFMQKLRKVVAVGVVGGSDLSKISEQLGKTVTEDYDYVFSENGLVAHKDGKLIGTQEFINFTLHYIADLDIPIKRGTFIEFRSGMINVSPIGRNCSQEERDEFEKYDKVHNIRPKMVSLLREKFAHLNLTFSIGGQISFDVFPQGWDKTYCLRYLDEFDEIHFFGDKTYKGGNDNEIYESERTVGHTVTSPEDTVKQCKALFLANS; encoded by the exons ATGGCTGTGAGAAGGCCTGGTTTGATTGctttatttgatgttgatgggaCTCTTACAGCACCAAGAAAG GTGGCCACTCCTGAGATGTTAGAGTTCATGCAGAAACTCCGGAAA GTTGTTGCTGTGGGAGTGGTGGGTGGATCTGACCTCTCTAAGATATCAGAGCAGCTTGGCAAGACAG TTACTGAGGACTATGATTACGTATTTTCTGAGAATGGACTAGTGGCTCATAAAGATGGAAAACTTATTGGCACTCAG gaatttataaattttacacTTCACTATATTGCTGACTTGGATATTCCTATAAAAAG GGGCACCTTTATAGAATTCCGAAGTGGGATGATTAATGTATCACCAATTGGACGGAATTGCAGCCAAGAAGAAAGGGATGAATTTGAAAAGTATGACAAG GTCCATAACATACGCCCAAAAATGGTGTCTCTGCTGCGTGAGAAGTTTGCTCACCTTAACCTGACATTCTCAATAGGCGGACAGATAAGCTTTGAT GTTTTTCCTCAAGGTTGGGACAAGACATATTGCTTGAGGTACCTTGATGAGTTTGATGAAATTCACTTCTTTGGTGACAAAACTTACAAG GGAGGAAATGATAATGAAATTTATGAATCAGAACGAACTGTGGGTCACACAG TTACCAGTCCTGAAGATACAGTGAAGCAGTGTAAAGCTCTGTTCCTAGCAAATTCCTAA
- the LOC110619427 gene encoding phosphomannomutase isoform X1 encodes MAVRRPGLIALFDVDGTLTAPRKVATPEMLEFMQKLRKVVAVGVVGGSDLSKISEQLGKTVTEDYDYVFSENGLVAHKDGKLIGTQSLKTFLGEEKLKEFINFTLHYIADLDIPIKRGTFIEFRSGMINVSPIGRNCSQEERDEFEKYDKVHNIRPKMVSLLREKFAHLNLTFSIGGQISFDVFPQGWDKTYCLRYLDEFDEIHFFGDKTYKGGNDNEIYESERTVGHTVTSPEDTVKQCKALFLANS; translated from the exons ATGGCTGTGAGAAGGCCTGGTTTGATTGctttatttgatgttgatgggaCTCTTACAGCACCAAGAAAG GTGGCCACTCCTGAGATGTTAGAGTTCATGCAGAAACTCCGGAAA GTTGTTGCTGTGGGAGTGGTGGGTGGATCTGACCTCTCTAAGATATCAGAGCAGCTTGGCAAGACAG TTACTGAGGACTATGATTACGTATTTTCTGAGAATGGACTAGTGGCTCATAAAGATGGAAAACTTATTGGCACTCAG AGCTTGAAGACATTTCTTGGGGAAGAAAAGCTCAAG gaatttataaattttacacTTCACTATATTGCTGACTTGGATATTCCTATAAAAAG GGGCACCTTTATAGAATTCCGAAGTGGGATGATTAATGTATCACCAATTGGACGGAATTGCAGCCAAGAAGAAAGGGATGAATTTGAAAAGTATGACAAG GTCCATAACATACGCCCAAAAATGGTGTCTCTGCTGCGTGAGAAGTTTGCTCACCTTAACCTGACATTCTCAATAGGCGGACAGATAAGCTTTGAT GTTTTTCCTCAAGGTTGGGACAAGACATATTGCTTGAGGTACCTTGATGAGTTTGATGAAATTCACTTCTTTGGTGACAAAACTTACAAG GGAGGAAATGATAATGAAATTTATGAATCAGAACGAACTGTGGGTCACACAG TTACCAGTCCTGAAGATACAGTGAAGCAGTGTAAAGCTCTGTTCCTAGCAAATTCCTAA
- the LOC110617266 gene encoding (+)-neomenthol dehydrogenase, which translates to MAEATKRHAVVTGANKGIGFEICRQLASIGIVVVLTARDEKRGLEAFQKLKDSGFSDLIVFHQLDVADTASIATLANFIKTQFGKLDILVNNAGVGGIKVDVDALKAESDKGSGSVNWHKISTQSYELAEECLTINYYGAKRMVQAFVPLLQLSDSPRIVNVSSSMGKLKNVSNEWAKSVLGDADNLSEERIDEVLSKYLKDFKEGSLESEGWPTFMSVYILSKAAMNAYTRIVAKKLPTFHVNCVCPGYVKTDINLNRGILSVEEGAESPVRLALLPNDGPSGCFFDRKEESPF; encoded by the exons ATGGCTGAAGCAACCAAAAG GCATGCAGTTGTTACGGGAGCAAACAAAGGGATTGGTTTTGAAATTTGCCGGCAGTTAGCTTCAATTGGGATTGTAGTGGTTTTAACAGCCAGAGATGAGAAGAGAGGCCTTGAAgcttttcaaaaactcaaagACTCTGGTTTCTCTGATCTTATTGTGTTTCATCAGCTCGATGTGGCTGATACTGCCAGTATTGCTACTCTTGCAAATTTCATCAAAACTCAGTTTGGAAAGCTTGATATCCTG GTGAACAATGCTGGTGTTGGTGGAATTAAAGTTGATGTTGATGCTTTAAAAGCTGAATCTGATAAG GGCAGTGGAAGTGTCAATTGGCACAAAATATCAACTCAATCATATGAGTTAGCTGAAGAATGCCTGACAATAAACTACTATGGTGCCAAAAGAATGGTCCAGGCATTTGTTCCCCTACTCCAATTGTCTGATTCCCCAAGGATAGTTAATGTCTCATCTTCCATGGGGAAGTTGAAG AATGTATCAAATGAATGGGCTAAAAGTGTACTAGGTGATGCTGACAACCTTTCTGAAGAGAGAATTGATGAGGTGTTGAGCAAGTATCTAAAAGATTTTAAAGAGGGTTCTCTCGAAAGCGAAGGTTGGCCTACTTTTATGTCTGTCTACATACTCTCAAAAGCAGCTATGAATGCCTACACAAGGATAGTAGCCAAGAAGTTGCCAACTTTTCATGTCAATTGTGTCTGCCCTGGCTATGTCAAAACAGATATCAACTTAAATAGGGGAATATTATCCGTTGAAGAAGGGGCTGAAAGTCCTGTGAGGTTAGCACTGTTGCCTAATGATGGGCCTTCAGGTTGCTTCTTCGATCGGAAAGAGGAGTCACCTTTTTAA
- the LOC110615698 gene encoding NAD-dependent malic enzyme 2, mitochondrial isoform X2: MLVLVLIDNIKDFAPIIYTPTVGLVCQNYSGLFRRPRGMYFSAKDKGEMMSMIYNWPAQQVDMIVLTDGSRILGLGDLGVQGIGIPIGKLDMYVAAAGINPQRILPVMLDVGTNNEKLLEDRLYLGLRQPRLEGEEYLSIVDEFMEAVFTRWPKAIVQFEDFQMKWAFETLQRYRKRFCMFNDDVQGTAGVALAGLLGTVRAQGRPLSDFVNQKIVVVGAGSAGLGVLNMAIQAVSRMAGKNEAAVKNQFFLLDKDGLITKERTNIDPAAAPFAKDLKDVEGLREGASLIEVVKKLKPHVLLGLSGVGGIFNEEVLKAMRESESTKPAIFAMSNPTMNAECTAADAFKYAGENIVFASGSPFENVDLGNGKVGHVNQANNMYLFPGIGLGTLLSGARIITDEMLQAASECLASYMTDEEIQKGILYPSVNNIRHITAEVGAAVLRAAVAEGLAEGYGDVGPRELRHMSKEETVEYITRNMWFPVYSPLVHEK; encoded by the exons ATGCTCGTTTTA GTCCTTATTGACAACATCAAGGATTTTGCTCCAATAATATACACTCCAACTGTAGGGTTGGTGTGCCAAAATTATTCAGGTCTATTTAGACGTCCCCGTGGAATGTATTTTAGTGCGAAGGACAAAGGAGAGATGATGTCAATGATCTATAATTGGCCAGCTCAACAG GTGGACATGATAGTCCTAACGGATGGAAGTCGTATTCTTGGTCTAGGTGACCTTGGTGTTCAAGGAATAGGCATACCCATTGGAAAGCTTGATATGTATGTTGCTGCTGCTGGGATCAATCCACAGAGA ATACTACCAGTTATGCTGGATGTAGGCACAAACAATGAAAAGCTACTTGAGGATCGTCTTT ATTTAGGACTTCGACAACCTAGGCTGGAAGGAGAAGAATATCTATCAATTGTTGACGAGTTCATGGAAGCTGTTTTTACACGTTGGCCTAAGGCCATTGTACAG TTTGAGGATTTTCAAATGAAGTGGGCATTTGAAACTCTGCAAAGATATCGTAAAAGGTTTtgcatgtttaatgatgatgtaCAG GGAACTGCTGGTGTTGCACTTGCGGGATTGCTGGGAACTGTGAGAGCCCAAGGTCGACCTTTATCTGACTTTGTGAACCAAAAGATAGTTGTAGTGGGTGCTGGGAG TGCCGGGCTTGGTGTCCTGAATATGGCTATACAGGCTGTTTCAAGAATGGCTGGGAAAAATGAAGCAGCTGTAAAGAACCAATTTTTCCTACTTGATAAAGAT GGTCTCATCACAAAAGAGAGGACAAATATTGATCCAGCAGCAGCACCATTTGCTAAAGACTTAAAAGATGTTGAGGGGCTTAGGGAGGGAGCTAGTCTTATTGAAGTG GTTAAAAAGTTAAAGCCCCATGTTCTTCTTGGTTTGTCTGGAGTTGGTGGCATCTTTAATGAGGAG GTGCTCAAGGCCATGCGAGAATCTGAATCAACTAAACCTGCCATTTTTGCTATGTCAAACCCCACAATGAATG CTGAATGCACTGCTGCTGATGCTTTCAAATATGCGGGAGAAAATATAGTTTTTGCTAGTGGAAGCCCGTTTGAAAATGTTGATCTAG GGAATGGGAAAGTAGGGCATGTAAACCAAGCAAACAATATGTACCTGTTTCCAGG GATTGGTTTGGGAACTCTTCTTTCAGGTGCACGAATTATAACAGATGAAATGTTGCAAGCAGCTTCTGAATG CCTTGCATCTTACATGACAGATGAGGAAATCCAGAAGGGCATATTGTATCCATCTGTTAATAA TATTCGGCACATTACAGCTGAGGTTGGTGCTGCTGTTCTTCGAGCAGCTGTTGCAGAAGGCTTGGCAGAAGGATATGGTGATGTCGGCCCCAGAGAGCTCAGGCACATGTCTAAA GAGGAGACGGTGGAATATATCACGCGCAATATGTGGTTCCCAGTTTACAGCCCCCTTGTTCATGAGAAATAA
- the LOC110615698 gene encoding NAD-dependent malic enzyme 2, mitochondrial isoform X1 encodes MWNVARFATSSLRRSRRFSTAIPGPCIVHKRGADILHDPWFNKDTGFPLTERDRLGLRGLLPPRVISFEQQYARFMESYRSLEKNTQGQPNSVVSLAKWRILNRLHDRNETLYYRVLIDNIKDFAPIIYTPTVGLVCQNYSGLFRRPRGMYFSAKDKGEMMSMIYNWPAQQVDMIVLTDGSRILGLGDLGVQGIGIPIGKLDMYVAAAGINPQRILPVMLDVGTNNEKLLEDRLYLGLRQPRLEGEEYLSIVDEFMEAVFTRWPKAIVQFEDFQMKWAFETLQRYRKRFCMFNDDVQGTAGVALAGLLGTVRAQGRPLSDFVNQKIVVVGAGSAGLGVLNMAIQAVSRMAGKNEAAVKNQFFLLDKDGLITKERTNIDPAAAPFAKDLKDVEGLREGASLIEVVKKLKPHVLLGLSGVGGIFNEEVLKAMRESESTKPAIFAMSNPTMNAECTAADAFKYAGENIVFASGSPFENVDLGNGKVGHVNQANNMYLFPGIGLGTLLSGARIITDEMLQAASECLASYMTDEEIQKGILYPSVNNIRHITAEVGAAVLRAAVAEGLAEGYGDVGPRELRHMSKEETVEYITRNMWFPVYSPLVHEK; translated from the exons ATGTGGAACGTGGCGCGATTTGCGACTTCCAGTTTGCGCCGATCACGGAGGTTCTCGACGGCGATACCTGGTCCTTGTATTGTTCACAAGCGTGGCGCTGATATTCTCCATGACCCCTGGTTCAATAAG GACACTGGGTTTCCTTTGACTGAACGAGATCGACTAGGGCTGCGTGGCCTCCTTCCTCCTCGTGTTATATCATTTGAGCAGCAATATGCTCGTTTTA TGGAGTCATATCGATCGCTGGAGAAAAATACTCAGGGACAGCCAAATAGTGTTGTATCATTAGCAAAATGGAGGATCTTGAATAGGCTTCATGATAGGAACGAGACATTATACTATCGA GTCCTTATTGACAACATCAAGGATTTTGCTCCAATAATATACACTCCAACTGTAGGGTTGGTGTGCCAAAATTATTCAGGTCTATTTAGACGTCCCCGTGGAATGTATTTTAGTGCGAAGGACAAAGGAGAGATGATGTCAATGATCTATAATTGGCCAGCTCAACAG GTGGACATGATAGTCCTAACGGATGGAAGTCGTATTCTTGGTCTAGGTGACCTTGGTGTTCAAGGAATAGGCATACCCATTGGAAAGCTTGATATGTATGTTGCTGCTGCTGGGATCAATCCACAGAGA ATACTACCAGTTATGCTGGATGTAGGCACAAACAATGAAAAGCTACTTGAGGATCGTCTTT ATTTAGGACTTCGACAACCTAGGCTGGAAGGAGAAGAATATCTATCAATTGTTGACGAGTTCATGGAAGCTGTTTTTACACGTTGGCCTAAGGCCATTGTACAG TTTGAGGATTTTCAAATGAAGTGGGCATTTGAAACTCTGCAAAGATATCGTAAAAGGTTTtgcatgtttaatgatgatgtaCAG GGAACTGCTGGTGTTGCACTTGCGGGATTGCTGGGAACTGTGAGAGCCCAAGGTCGACCTTTATCTGACTTTGTGAACCAAAAGATAGTTGTAGTGGGTGCTGGGAG TGCCGGGCTTGGTGTCCTGAATATGGCTATACAGGCTGTTTCAAGAATGGCTGGGAAAAATGAAGCAGCTGTAAAGAACCAATTTTTCCTACTTGATAAAGAT GGTCTCATCACAAAAGAGAGGACAAATATTGATCCAGCAGCAGCACCATTTGCTAAAGACTTAAAAGATGTTGAGGGGCTTAGGGAGGGAGCTAGTCTTATTGAAGTG GTTAAAAAGTTAAAGCCCCATGTTCTTCTTGGTTTGTCTGGAGTTGGTGGCATCTTTAATGAGGAG GTGCTCAAGGCCATGCGAGAATCTGAATCAACTAAACCTGCCATTTTTGCTATGTCAAACCCCACAATGAATG CTGAATGCACTGCTGCTGATGCTTTCAAATATGCGGGAGAAAATATAGTTTTTGCTAGTGGAAGCCCGTTTGAAAATGTTGATCTAG GGAATGGGAAAGTAGGGCATGTAAACCAAGCAAACAATATGTACCTGTTTCCAGG GATTGGTTTGGGAACTCTTCTTTCAGGTGCACGAATTATAACAGATGAAATGTTGCAAGCAGCTTCTGAATG CCTTGCATCTTACATGACAGATGAGGAAATCCAGAAGGGCATATTGTATCCATCTGTTAATAA TATTCGGCACATTACAGCTGAGGTTGGTGCTGCTGTTCTTCGAGCAGCTGTTGCAGAAGGCTTGGCAGAAGGATATGGTGATGTCGGCCCCAGAGAGCTCAGGCACATGTCTAAA GAGGAGACGGTGGAATATATCACGCGCAATATGTGGTTCCCAGTTTACAGCCCCCTTGTTCATGAGAAATAA
- the LOC110615711 gene encoding uncharacterized protein LOC110615711, giving the protein MGGGAEHGHGAEGAHGDFRAKVWSMSGGPYCRPKHWRRNTAIAMFGVVLICIPIAMKSAELEQRPHHPVRPIPSQLWCKNFGTKDYNEVK; this is encoded by the exons ATGGGAGGAGGAGCAGAACATGGTCATGGAGCTGAGGGTGCCCATGGGGATTTCAGGGCGAAGGTGTGGAGCATGAGTGGTGGCCCATACTGCAGGCCCAAGCATTGGCGTCGCAACACCGCCATCGCCATGTTTGGCGTTGTTCTCATTTGCATCCCTATCGCCATGAAATCGGCCGAGCTGGAG CAACGGCCACACCATCCTGTTCGCCCAATTCCATCACAGCTCTGGTGCAAGAACTTTGGTACTAAAGATTACAATGAAGTGAAGTGA